A genomic region of Desulfatibacillum aliphaticivorans DSM 15576 contains the following coding sequences:
- a CDS encoding recombinase family protein — protein MAKQLVAIYARVSTDKQTVDAQLEELQKYAKRRSWTLYQVFTDQGFSGANTKRPAFQKMLEDAHRKRFDVLLVWKLDRLSRSLKDLVDTLDKLNSCGIGFVSFSDPGLDTLSPTGRLTFQIIGAMAEFERALMSERVKSGLRNAKAKGKVIGRKTVLTPMVKSRIKELKGQGLSNVQVAKRLKISEGSVRRALQQKEKIL, from the coding sequence ATGGCTAAACAATTAGTGGCCATCTATGCCCGCGTCTCCACGGACAAACAGACCGTGGACGCTCAATTAGAAGAGCTTCAAAAATACGCCAAGCGCCGATCCTGGACCCTTTACCAGGTTTTTACAGACCAAGGATTTTCCGGAGCCAACACCAAGCGCCCGGCTTTTCAAAAAATGCTGGAGGACGCCCATCGGAAACGGTTTGACGTGCTTTTGGTTTGGAAATTGGACCGCTTGAGCCGGTCTCTTAAAGACCTGGTGGATACCCTTGATAAACTCAATTCCTGCGGAATCGGGTTTGTGTCCTTTAGTGATCCTGGCCTTGATACCCTATCCCCCACGGGACGCCTTACCTTTCAAATTATCGGGGCCATGGCAGAGTTTGAACGCGCCCTTATGAGCGAAAGGGTTAAATCCGGACTCCGAAACGCCAAGGCGAAAGGCAAGGTCATAGGCAGAAAAACCGTGTTAACCCCAATGGTCAAAAGCCGGATAAAGGAGTTGAAAGGGCAGGGCCTTTCTAATGTCCAGGTGGCCAAGCGGTTGAAGATTAGCGAAGGTTCGGTGAGAAGAGCACTCCAACAAAAAGAAAAAATTTTATAA